A genomic stretch from Dyella sp. M7H15-1 includes:
- the rlmN gene encoding 23S rRNA (adenine(2503)-C(2))-methyltransferase RlmN — protein MNQVEKVNLLDFDRQGLREFFAWLGEKPYRAEQVMKWMYHHLEDNFENMTDVGKALRAKLEAACYIGPPKTMFDKGAADGTHKWLLGMDGGNAVEAVYIPEPTRGTLCVSSQVGCGLNCQFCSTATQGFNRNLAASEIIGQMWVAAKYLGNVTHQNRRITNVVMMGMGEPLLNFDNVVKAMSLMRDDLGFGLASKRVTLSTAGLVPMIDKLSETIDVSLAVSLHAANDELRTELVPLNKRYPIAELIASCQRWIARKPRTSITFEYTLMKGVNDQPEHARQLIKLMRRLPTCKVNLIPFNPFPGTRFERSEPDVIRAFQTQLLNANILTMLRRTRGDDIDAACGQLKGQVLDRTRRQAEFQKRLAEDAADAA, from the coding sequence GTGAACCAGGTGGAAAAAGTCAATTTGCTCGATTTCGATCGTCAAGGGTTGCGCGAGTTTTTTGCGTGGCTTGGCGAGAAGCCGTATCGCGCCGAGCAGGTGATGAAATGGATGTATCACCACCTGGAAGACAACTTCGAAAACATGACCGATGTCGGCAAGGCCTTGCGCGCCAAACTTGAGGCCGCTTGCTACATCGGTCCGCCCAAGACGATGTTCGACAAGGGCGCCGCAGACGGCACGCACAAGTGGCTGCTGGGCATGGACGGCGGCAACGCCGTGGAAGCGGTTTACATCCCCGAGCCCACCCGTGGCACGTTGTGCGTGTCCTCGCAGGTGGGTTGCGGCTTGAACTGCCAGTTCTGTTCCACTGCCACGCAAGGTTTCAATCGCAACCTGGCCGCCTCTGAAATCATCGGCCAGATGTGGGTGGCCGCGAAATACCTAGGCAATGTCACACACCAGAACCGCCGCATCACCAATGTAGTGATGATGGGCATGGGCGAGCCGCTGCTGAACTTCGACAACGTCGTGAAGGCGATGAGCCTGATGCGCGATGATCTGGGCTTTGGCCTGGCCTCCAAGCGCGTCACGCTATCCACCGCCGGCCTGGTGCCGATGATCGACAAACTGTCCGAAACGATCGACGTTTCGCTGGCCGTGTCGTTGCACGCCGCCAACGACGAATTGCGCACCGAGTTGGTGCCGCTCAACAAGCGTTATCCGATCGCCGAGCTGATCGCCTCCTGCCAGCGCTGGATTGCGCGCAAGCCGCGCACGTCGATCACTTTCGAATACACGCTGATGAAGGGCGTGAACGATCAACCCGAGCATGCGCGCCAGCTGATCAAGCTGATGCGTCGCCTGCCGACATGCAAGGTCAATCTGATCCCGTTCAATCCGTTCCCGGGCACGCGCTTCGAGCGCTCGGAGCCGGACGTTATCCGCGCCTTCCAGACGCAATTGCTCAACGCCAACATCCTGACCATGTTGCGTCGCACCCGCGGCGACGATATCGATGCAGCCTGTGGCCAGCTCAAGGGCCAGGTGCTCGATCGCACGCGTCGTCAGGCCGAATTCCAGAAACGTCTGGCCGAGGATGCAGCTGATGCGGCGTGA